A window of the Paenibacillus sp. genome harbors these coding sequences:
- a CDS encoding Ger(x)C family spore germination protein: MRRKLLIIALLPLLAALSGCWDRREINDVVFVSATAVDRKDDKYQITIQFPLPGQMGGAGSGGGGGGTSGQKPWHTASAVGRTGREANAEQQASLSRILNFSHRRVLILGEEAAKAGTSDVMDILGRIPQNRMSAYVFVTEGEAHKLFKVDSSLEKMPAELLREIAGMTYKRARTIEDFVDAILSEGIDPYLPYLAAVKATQADNPDAPKIAMLKGVALFKGDKLETVLKDSLAQGMLLALNQAKLPVITVKAPSGEGFISLQASNYDVRISASPGSAAPSFRFVIEGKLQIMENNSNFRASESAETIAGLERAVNLHIERVVREAFAETQRHGVDPAGLGEFLYQHYPRYWQRVKPEWRSVYGRADLSFHSRLEYQHPGTVTYPVGIPEKELVP; encoded by the coding sequence ATGCGTCGAAAGTTGCTGATCATCGCTCTGCTGCCGCTCCTTGCCGCGCTATCGGGCTGTTGGGATCGCAGAGAAATCAACGACGTCGTGTTTGTCTCGGCGACCGCGGTCGACCGCAAGGACGATAAGTACCAAATCACGATTCAATTTCCGCTCCCCGGCCAGATGGGCGGGGCCGGCTCCGGCGGAGGCGGCGGCGGTACGTCGGGCCAAAAGCCGTGGCATACCGCCTCGGCCGTCGGCCGCACCGGCAGGGAAGCGAACGCGGAGCAGCAAGCCTCGCTATCGCGCATCTTGAATTTTTCGCACCGACGAGTGTTGATTCTAGGCGAAGAGGCAGCGAAAGCGGGCACCTCCGACGTGATGGATATATTGGGACGCATTCCGCAAAACCGAATGTCGGCGTATGTGTTCGTCACGGAAGGCGAGGCGCACAAGCTGTTCAAGGTAGATTCTTCTTTGGAGAAAATGCCGGCCGAGCTGCTGCGCGAAATCGCAGGCATGACTTACAAACGTGCCCGCACGATCGAAGATTTCGTCGATGCGATCCTTTCCGAGGGCATCGATCCGTATTTGCCTTACTTGGCCGCGGTGAAAGCGACGCAGGCGGACAACCCGGACGCGCCGAAAATTGCCATGTTGAAAGGCGTCGCCTTATTTAAGGGCGACAAACTGGAGACGGTCCTGAAGGACAGCCTCGCCCAAGGGATGCTGTTGGCCCTGAACCAAGCCAAGCTTCCGGTGATCACGGTGAAGGCGCCGTCCGGCGAAGGATTTATTTCTCTCCAAGCGAGCAACTACGACGTCCGCATCTCCGCTTCTCCCGGAAGCGCGGCGCCGTCCTTCCGTTTCGTGATCGAAGGAAAGCTTCAAATCATGGAGAACAATTCGAATTTCCGCGCTTCGGAATCCGCCGAGACGATCGCGGGGCTCGAGCGGGCGGTGAACCTCCATATCGAGCGCGTCGTACGAGAGGCGTTCGCCGAAACGCAGCGGCACGGCGTCGACCCCGCCGGGTTGGGGGAATTTCTTTATCAGCACTACCCCCGTTATTGGCAGCGGGTAAAGCCGGAGTGGCGCTCTGTGTATGGCCGCGCCGATT